Within Chloroflexota bacterium, the genomic segment GGGCAAAATAGGCTTCCATCACCCGCCGCACAATCGGGCCGGCCACCACCGCGCCTTCCCCACCATTATAGAGGAAAGCCACCACAACAATCTCCGGATCATCATAGGGGGCGTAGGCCACCGTCCAGCCGTGGGTCGGCCAGTCGCCGCGGCGGCAGAGGTGCCGCTGCTGGGCTTTGTTGTCGCAATATTCCGCGGTGCCGGTCTTCCCCGCCACAGGGATGGGAAAGCCCTGGAACACGCGGTGCAGCGTGCCGTGGATACCGTCGGTCACGGCCAGGCGCATCCCCCGCTGCACCTGTTCGATGGCCCACGGGTCCACCGTCTTCAACTCGCCGGTCCATTTACACCGGCCAATGCCGCCGGGGTTGCGATAAATCTTGATGATGGGGTCGGTGGTAATATCCCAGCGCACCTTGGGCTTGAACGGTTCGATGACCTTGCCTTCCGCATCCACCACTTCGTAGCGGACCGTGGGCTGCATTTGCACGCCATTGTTGGCAATGGTGGCCGCCGACATGAGCACCTGCAAGGGCGTGCCAAGTACATAGCCCTGCCCCACGCTGGCAAGGTAGGTGTCGCCGGTGGACCAGTTTTCGCCCTTGTAGATACGCTTCCAGGTCGGCGTGGGGATCAGGCCGGTGGCTTCCCCAGGCAGGTCGATACCGGTGCGGTCGCCGTAGCTCAAGGCGTGGGCATAAGTGCCCAAACGGCAAATGCCGAGGCCGGGGTTGATTTCATCGTCGTAGCCACCGCCGAGTTTGTAGAAGCACACATTGCTGGAATAAGCAATGCAGTGCAGAAAGTCAATTTTGCCAAACCCGCCCTCCTGGTAGTTGTGGTCGTAGAACTTTTCGGCCTTACCAGGGTCGTTGGCGTAATACTTGTTCGCCAGGGTGATGATGCCCGGCGCGTCGATAATCTGATCGAGGGTAACGATGTGCTCATTCATTGCGCCGGTGCCGGTGACGATTTTGAACGTCGAGCCGGGGGCATATTCACCGGAAATGGCGTGGTTGAGGAGCGGGTTCTCGGGGTCGGCAGCCAGTTGCTGGTAATAATAAGCCGGAATGAAGCGCGCCATGCGGTTGTTTTCGTACGTGGGGTACGAAACCATAGCGAGGATTTCGCCAGTTTTGGGGTTCATGGCAATGACCACCCCGCTTTGGGTGCGCGGCGCGCCATCGGGCATCGGGTAGCGCTCGTTCACATACTTGATCTGGTTGACCAGAATGTGATAGGCCGCATCTTGCAGGCGGGTATCAATCGTCAGCACCAGATTTGCGCCCGGCTTGGGCTGCTGGGGTTCCTTCAAGTCGCGCAAAATGTGCCCGGCGACGTCGACTTCCACCGTGCGGTGGCCGTTAGTGCCGGCCAGCAGGTCTTGGTAAGAAAGTTCCACCCCCGCATAGCCCACTTTATCGCGATTAGGCACCAGCCCTTTGTTTTTGTAATAATCAACCAGCGCCTTGGGCACCGGCCCCAGGAAACCAACCACGTCGGCCGTCAGGTAGCCGGTGGGGTAATCGCGGATGGGGTCGACTTCGATGCCCACCCCCGGCCAATCGGCGGCGCGTTCGCGAATGACCATGGCGGTTTTTCGCGGAATATCGCACTTGATTTTCACCGGTCGGTACGGGGCAAAGGTTTCGCCGAAATTCACAATCTGGCGAATGCCTTGCTCCGAGCGGCAGGGCACGTAGGGGTGCTCCTTATCCACCGTGCCATAACTCACCGGCACGCCGGTAAGGGCCGAGAGTTGCCGGTAGATGGCATCCACCTTGCCGGGGTCGTCGGGCAGGTAGGCGGGGGTAATCACCAACGTGTAGGAAGCCACATTGCGCGCCAGCACCACGCCGTTACGGTCGTAAATTGCGCCGCGCGGCGCGGGGATGTTGAGTTCCTCAACCCGGTTGGCATTGGCGCGGGCAATCCACTCGTCGTAACGCAGCACCTGGAGGTCGAACAGGCGCGCGACAAATGCCAGCAGCACCAACCCAATCACGGCTGCTGTAACGCCCAGCCGCCAGCCTTCCAGCAGCGCAGAGGTGATTTCAGGTTCGCCGTTCATACATGCACCTCTTTGCTCGGAAAGAACCAGGCCGCCCATTCATCCATCAGGCTATAAACCGGCAGCGCGAACAACAGGTTGAGCAACAGGCTGGGGAAAACCACCCGGTTGAGGGCTTCCCCAAGGGGCAAAGGGCTGCGCAGCACAAAGCGCAAATAGCCCCACGCCAGCCCCTGCGTCACCAGGGTGCCGACCAGCACCACGGTGAAAAACGCAAAAAAGGAAGCCCGCCACAGTTTTCGCCGCAAAAGCATGGCAAAACCTGCAACCATGCCATAGCCCATCACGAACAGCCACCACGGCAGCGCCGAAAGCGTGCCAACCATCAGCCCGGCCAGCACCACCCACACCCACGAAGCGGGAGCGTCTTCGTGCATATACCACGCTGCGAGGGTCAACAGCACCACATCGGCTGCCCCTTGCAAGAGGTGAATCTGGCTAAACACGGCGCTCTGCAACGCGGTTGCCAGCGCCAGCACCACCAGGCCAGAAAGCGAAGCCATCATGGCGTGCCCCCTTGCGGTTTGGTCAGGGGTGTCACATCCACCGGGCGGAAGTTGACGATGACCAGCACGATCTGCAAGCGCCGGAAATCTACCACCGGCTGAACCGCGGCTTCCTGAAAGAGCGCATACGAAAGCTTGCGCACGCTCACGATTTGCCCGGCGAGAATGTTAGGGGGGTAACGCCCCCCCAGGCCCGAAGTCAGCACCAGGTCGCCGGGCTTGATTTTGGCATCCAACGAAACCATATCCAGCGAAAGCTCACCGGTCAGGCTACCGACCAGCACGGCGTTGGTGTGGGAAGGCTGCACCACGACATCCACCGCCGAGTTGGCGTCGGTAATCAGTTGCACGCGGGCCGCGTTGGGGATCACCGCGGTGATGTGCCCCACCAGCCCCTCGGCGCTCACCACAGGCATGCCCACCCGCAAGCCATCGTCGGAGCCGCGGTTGATGATGATGTAACGCAAAAAGGGGCTGGGGTCACGGCCAATGACCTGAGCGGCCTTGTATTCGTTCTGGGGATGGGCGCGGGCAAAATCCAACAACGCCGAAAGCAATTCCGCTTCGGCCAGTTGCTGCTGCAAGGTCACCACTTCGGTTTGCAAGCGGCTGACCTCGGCTTTGAGTTGCTGGTTTTCGGCGCGCAGGGCGTTGACGTCTTTAGGCGCGTTGAGATAAGCCCGGATGCCCTGATAAGCCCGGGCCAACCACGCCTGCACCGACAAAACTGGCTGGGTGCTCAAGCGTGTCAGCGGCGTCAGATAGCCCCCCAACGAAAGCGCCAGCAGCCCAATGACCACCAACGCAATCACCAACGCCCGTAAAGTGCGAGGGGAAAATTTCATCGCAAGCGCAAGGCGGGGAATCCCGCCCTCAGGCTATATTCTCCATATCGACGAGGAACTGGCCGTTGGTGCGGAAGTCTTCCAACACCATGCCTGCGCCGCGGGCCACGCAACTTTGTGGGTCGTCGGCCACCCAGGCACGCAGGTTGAGTTCGTCGGTAATGCGCTCGGCCAATCCCTGCAACTGTGCCCCGCCGCCGGCTAAGGTAATGCCGCTCTCCATCAAATCGGCAATGATGGCCGCGGGGGCTTCATCGATGGTGTCGCGAATGGTATCCATGATGGTCTGCACCGGCCCGGCAATGGCTTCCCGAATCTCAATCGAAGAGACTTCTACCGCCTCCGGCAAGCCAGTGACCAGATTGCGGCCGCGCACCACCGTGGTTTTCTCTTCCGGCAAGGGATGCGCCGAGCCAATCTGGATTTTGATGGTCTCAGCCATCTGCTCAC encodes:
- the mrdA gene encoding penicillin-binding protein 2, producing MGGLVLSEQRGACMNGEPEITSALLEGWRLGVTAAVIGLVLLAFVARLFDLQVLRYDEWIARANANRVEELNIPAPRGAIYDRNGVVLARNVASYTLVITPAYLPDDPGKVDAIYRQLSALTGVPVSYGTVDKEHPYVPCRSEQGIRQIVNFGETFAPYRPVKIKCDIPRKTAMVIRERAADWPGVGIEVDPIRDYPTGYLTADVVGFLGPVPKALVDYYKNKGLVPNRDKVGYAGVELSYQDLLAGTNGHRTVEVDVAGHILRDLKEPQQPKPGANLVLTIDTRLQDAAYHILVNQIKYVNERYPMPDGAPRTQSGVVIAMNPKTGEILAMVSYPTYENNRMARFIPAYYYQQLAADPENPLLNHAISGEYAPGSTFKIVTGTGAMNEHIVTLDQIIDAPGIITLANKYYANDPGKAEKFYDHNYQEGGFGKIDFLHCIAYSSNVCFYKLGGGYDDEINPGLGICRLGTYAHALSYGDRTGIDLPGEATGLIPTPTWKRIYKGENWSTGDTYLASVGQGYVLGTPLQVLMSAATIANNGVQMQPTVRYEVVDAEGKVIEPFKPKVRWDITTDPIIKIYRNPGGIGRCKWTGELKTVDPWAIEQVQRGMRLAVTDGIHGTLHRVFQGFPIPVAGKTGTAEYCDNKAQQRHLCRRGDWPTHGWTVAYAPYDDPEIVVVAFLYNGGEGAVVAGPIVRRVMEAYFALKAADAAR
- the mreC gene encoding rod shape-determining protein MreC; the protein is MKFSPRTLRALVIALVVIGLLALSLGGYLTPLTRLSTQPVLSVQAWLARAYQGIRAYLNAPKDVNALRAENQQLKAEVSRLQTEVVTLQQQLAEAELLSALLDFARAHPQNEYKAAQVIGRDPSPFLRYIIINRGSDDGLRVGMPVVSAEGLVGHITAVIPNAARVQLITDANSAVDVVVQPSHTNAVLVGSLTGELSLDMVSLDAKIKPGDLVLTSGLGGRYPPNILAGQIVSVRKLSYALFQEAAVQPVVDFRRLQIVLVIVNFRPVDVTPLTKPQGGTP